From the Pontibaca methylaminivorans genome, the window CGGGGTGGACGCGCGCCGCGAACTGGAGCGGCTGGGACTGAACGAGCATCTGTCCTCGCAGCGCTCGAACGGGTTGCGCTCGATGGTGGAACGCATCGGGCTGGTGGCGCAGGAAAAGGTCTGAGCGGCGGGAACGGTTGCGTTCGTTGCCCGGGGGGCGCTGCCCCCGTCGCCCTTTCGGGCGACTCCCCCGGGATATTTCAGCCAGAAGAAGACCGGGCGGTTGTGCCGGCGCGCGGGTGGGTGTCGTTATAGACCTCGAGCAGGCGGGCCGTGTCGACGCTGGTATAGGCCTCGGTGGTCGAGAGCGAGGCGTGGCCGAGGAGGTCCTGGATCGCGCGCAGATCGCCCCCCGCCGCGAGCAGATGGGTGGCGAAGCTGTGGCGCAGCGCGTGCGGCGTGGCGCTTGCCGGCAGGCCGAGCCCGGTGCGCGCCTCTGCCATGGCTTTCTGCACGAGTCGCCGCGAAAGCGCGCCGCCGCGCGCGCCGCGGAAAAGCGCCCCGTCTTCAGTGAGTGGGTGCGGGCAGAGCCGGACATAGGCCGCGACCGCCTCGCGCGCGGCGGGGAGCACGGGAACGACCCGTTCCTTGCCGCCCTTGCCGGTGATGCGCAGGGTCCGCGGCAGGGGCGCGTCGGCGCCCCGGAGCGAGAGCGCCTCGGAAATGCGCAGCCCGCAACCCCAGAGCAGGGTGAGAACGGCGCTGTCGCGCGCCCCGATCCACGCGGCGGCGGGCTGTTCGCGCACCGTTTCGAGCAGGTTGCGGGCGTCGCCCTCGGCCAGCGGGCGGGGCAGCTTGCGCTGGAAGCGCGGGGCGCGGGCGCTGAGCACGGCGGTCGGTTCGAACCCTTCGCGCTCGGCCAGCCAGCGGCAGAAGGATTTGACCGCCGAGAGCTTGCGCGCGAGGCTGCGCGAGGAGGCGCCGGTGCCGCGCAGATGGGCCATCCAGGCCCGCATCTCGGGGGTGGTGATCCGCCCCAGCGCGACCGGCGCCTGCGGACCGCCCCGGTGTGCGGTCAGGAAGGCGAGGAAATCACGCAGGTCGGTCTGGTAGGCAAGGCAGGTATTTTCGGCCGCGCCCTCGAGGCTGCGCTTGCGCTCGAGCCATTGTTCGAGCGCATCGCGGCAGGCGGGGGAGATGTCGATCACGCAAGCCAGCGGCGCAGGACGCGCTCGAAGACGCCGGTGAAAAAGCCGAGCAGATCGGTGCCCTGATCGGGCGAGAAGAGTTCGGCATCCGATGCGCCAAGCACCAGCATCCCCGGCAGGTGGTCCTTGCCGAGGTCGAGAATCAGGCAGGCCTCGGAGCGGATCCGCTGCGTGGTCTGTCCGTGGATCGCGCCGTCCGGCAACGCGTCGCTGCCCGCGGGTGCCCGCAGGGTGACCTGCCGCGGCGTGCCGCCCCGCCCGCCGGCAATGTAGCCCGCGCAGGTGCCCGGATCGGCGAGCATCAGCACATCCGCGAGGCGCCCCTCGTCCCGTTCGGGATCGGGTCGGGATTCGAGCACCAGCGTGACCGCATCGACGCAGAGGATATCGGCCACGTTTTCGCGCAGGTTGCGCAGGAAGCTTTCGAAATCGCCGGGCTCCAGCAGGCGCAGGATCGCGCGGTGAATCTGGTTCGTGCCGGCGAGATTGTCATAGGCCGCCGCGATCACCGAGCGGTGGGTGTCCTCGAGCCGGCCGAGCCGGGTTTCGAGCCGCTCCATGGCGATCGCGCGCAGATCGACGATGTTGCTGCCCATGGCGCGCTCGTTCGCGGCGACCAGCGCCTGCATCACGTCGGGGTCTTCGAGAATGGCATCCGGTCGGGCGAGAATCGCCTGGCGGAGGGTTTCGTCAAGTTCGGGGCTGCTGCTCATCACTGCCTCGTCATGCCTTTGCGGTTGATTTTCCGCCTTCTAGCACGAATTCCGGCGCCGCGTCGGAAAAACCGCGCGGGCGCCGGAGGACATTGCCGGGAAAAGTTGCCGGAAAGACCCGGTCAGAGGATTTTCTGCCCGGTCTTTTCCCAGTCGGCCAGGAAGGCGGCGAGCCCCTTGTCGGTCAGCGGATGCGCGGCCATCTGGCGGATCACCGCAGGCGGGGCGGTGATCACGTCGGCACCGATCAGGGCGCATTCGGTCACATGGCTGACGCTGCGGATCGAAGCGGCGAGGACTTCGGTCTCGTAGCCGTAGTTGTCATAGATCTGGCGGATATCGCGGACCAGTTCGAGCCCGTCGAGGTTGATATCATCCAGCCGGCCGATGAAGGGCGAGATGAACCCCGCCCCCGCCTTGGCCGCGAGCAGCGCCTGTGCAGCGGAAAAACACAGTGTCACGTTCACCAGGAAGCCGTCGTTGCTGAGCGTGCGGCAGGCGTGCAGCCCGTCCCACGTGAGCGGCACCTTGACCGCGATATTGTCGGCGATCGCGGCCAGCTTGCGGCCTTCGGCGATCATGGCATCGGCTTCGGTCGCGACCACTTCGGCCGAAACGGGGCCGTCCACCATGTCGCAGATCGCTTTCGTGACCTCGACGATGTTCCCCCCCGATTTCAGGATCAAAGAGGGGTTGGTGGTCACGCCGTCCAGCATGCCGAGTTCGTTCAGTTCGGCGATGGCGTCGATGTCGGCGGTATCGGCAAAGAATTTCATGGCATGGGTTCCTTTCCGGGTTGGGGGCCGGTCGGTCCTCCGGGGCGCGCGATATTGTGCCCGATGCCGGCTTGGCCTCTGCTCCTCATGGCTTTAGCTGATGGGGCATGAGGCGGGAACCCCTGAAACCCGAAGGTGTGCCATGGCGGGGCCGGATTATTTTGAAACGGGCGCCCGGGTCGGCGTCCTGACCGCGCAGCCGCTGGATGGCGTGCTGGATTACCGCGCGCCGGAGGGCGGCTGCCGGCGGGGCGATTTCGTCGAGGTGCCGCTTGGCCCGCGCAAGGTCATCGGTGTCGTCTGGGGGGCGGCTGCGGGCGGATTCGACCCCGCACGTCTGCGACAGGTGCTGCGCGTGCTCGACGTGGCGCCCATGCGCGAGGAACTGCGCCTGTTTCTGGAGCGCGCCGCCGAATACACGCTGACGCCGCTGCCCCTGATGCTGCGGCTGGCGACGCGCGCGCCGGGGCTTGGCGATCCGCCCTCGATGCGGCGCGTCTATCGCCCGGGTCCGGGCCGGCCCGGGCGGATGACCGATGCGCGGGCGCGGGTGATCGACGCGGCGGCGGAACACGGCGGGCTGGCCTTCACGCTGCATGAGCTTGCGCGGCTTGCCGGGGTCAGCCCTTCGGTGGTGAAGGGGCTTGTCGCCTCGGGCGCGCTGATCGAAGAGGACGCGCCGCGCGATCTGCCCTTTCCGCGGCTTGATCCGGCGCGGCCGGGAAAGGCGCTGACCGCGGATCAGGCGGCAGCGGCGGCGGCGCTCAGGACCGGGATTCGCGAGGGCGGTTACGGCACGACCCTGCTCAAGGGGGTGACGGGGTCGGGCAAGACCGAGGTTTACCTCGAGGCGGTGGCCGAGGCGCTCGCCCAGGGGCGGCAGGCGCTGGTTTTGATGCCCGAAATCGCGCTGACGGGCGAGTTCCTGACCCGGGTCGAGGCGCGCTTCGGCGCCCGTGCGGCCGAGTGGCACTCGGGCGTCACCATGAGCGAGCGGCGCCGGATCTGGCGCATGGCCGGGCAGGGCGGGGTGCAACTGGTGGTCGGGGCCCGTTCGGCCCTGTTCCTGCCGTTTCGCGACCTTGGCCTTGTGGTGGTCGATGAGGAACACGACGGATCCTACAAGCAGGAAGAGGGCGTGCTTTACAATGCCCGCGACATGGCGGTGCTGCGCGCCTCGATCTGCGGCGCGCGGGTGGTGCTGGCGAGCGCAACGCCGAGCCTCGAGACCTGGGTGAATGCCGAGGCCGGAAAATACGCGCGCCTCGACCTTGCCACGCGGTTCGGGCGCGCGCTCATGCCCGAGATGCGCGCGATCGACATGCGCGCCCAGACGATGCAGGCCGGGCGCTGGATTTCCCCGGCGCTCGGCGCGGCGCTCGAGCAGCGGATCGAGCAGGGCGAACAGGCGATGCTGTTCCTGAACCGCCGCGGCTATGCGCCGGTCACGCTCTGCCGTGCCTGCGGCCAGCAGGTCGGTTGCGAAGATTGCGATGCGCGCATGGTCGAACATCGCCATCTGAACCGGCTGATGTGCCACCAGTGCGGCGCGACCCGCCCGATCCCGGTCATCTGTCCGTCCTGCGGGGCCGAGGGGCGGATGGCGCCGGTCGGCCCCGGTGTCGAGCGGCTCCAGGAAGAGGCGGCGGCGCTGTTTCCGCAGGCGCGGATCGCGACGCTGAGTTCCGACCTTTTCGCCTCGGCACGCGCGCTCAAGGCGGCGATCGAATCGATCGCGGCGGGCGGGGCCGACATCGTGATCGGCACGCAGCTTGTCGCCAAGGGGCACAATTTCCCGCTGCTGACGCTTGTCGGGGTGATTGATGCCGATCTCGGGCTTCAGGGGTCGGACCTGCGCGCGGCCGAGCACACGTTTCAGCTCATGCGGCAGGTCGCCGGCCGGGCCGGCCGGGCCGAGCGGCCGGGGCTTGCGCTGCTCCAGACCTTTCAGCCCGAACACCCGGTGATCCGCGCGATCCTCTCGGGCGACGAGGAGGGCTTCTGGCGCGCCGAGGCGCAGGCGCGCCACGCGGCGGGCGTGCCCCCCTTCGGGCGCATGGCGGGGATCATCCTCTCGGGCAAGGATCTGGGCGCGGTGATGGAGCTTGGCAACCGCCTTGCCCGCGCCGACGGGGCGCTGCGCGAGATCGGGGCCGAGGTCTACGGGCCGGCGCCCGCGCCTGTCGCCCGGCTGCGCGGGCGTCATCGGGTGCGCCTGCTGGTCCGGGCGGCGAAGGGCGTGCCGTTTCAGCAGGCGCTGCGCCGCTGGATCGCGCCGGTTCGGACAAAGGGCGATCTGCGCCTTGCCGTCGATATAGACCCGCAGAGCTTCATGTAGGCGGGTTCGGGCAGGGCAGGCGGCGCGGCACAAAGCCTGCTTGCCTCCGCCGCCTTTTGCGGCAAATCATGGGGATATGAGCAGCCCGCCGTCGCATCTTGCCTTTTCCGCCGCCGAGGGGGCCGTGGCCTTCCACCGCAGCGAACTGGCCGTGATCCTGCCGCTTTACGGGCGGATGGTGGCGGCGGGGGAGTGGCGCGATTACGGCATCTCCTGCCTGCGCGACATGGCGGTGTTCTCGGTCTTCCGCCGCAGCGCCGAGCATCCGCTCTACCGGATCGAAAAGCACCCGCGCCTTGCCGGCCGGCAGGGGCAATATGCGGTCGTGGGCATGGACGGGCGCATCCTGCGCCGCGGACATGATCTGAAAACGGTGCTGCGCGTGCTTGAACGCAAGCTTATCCGCGCGGTGGAATAGGCTGGGATCCGCGCGGCCGGCGCCGCGCGATCATCGGGCCGCCGCCGGCCGC encodes:
- a CDS encoding tyrosine recombinase XerC codes for the protein MIDISPACRDALEQWLERKRSLEGAAENTCLAYQTDLRDFLAFLTAHRGGPQAPVALGRITTPEMRAWMAHLRGTGASSRSLARKLSAVKSFCRWLAEREGFEPTAVLSARAPRFQRKLPRPLAEGDARNLLETVREQPAAAWIGARDSAVLTLLWGCGLRISEALSLRGADAPLPRTLRITGKGGKERVVPVLPAAREAVAAYVRLCPHPLTEDGALFRGARGGALSRRLVQKAMAEARTGLGLPASATPHALRHSFATHLLAAGGDLRAIQDLLGHASLSTTEAYTSVDTARLLEVYNDTHPRAGTTARSSSG
- a CDS encoding DUF484 family protein, coding for MSSSPELDETLRQAILARPDAILEDPDVMQALVAANERAMGSNIVDLRAIAMERLETRLGRLEDTHRSVIAAAYDNLAGTNQIHRAILRLLEPGDFESFLRNLRENVADILCVDAVTLVLESRPDPERDEGRLADVLMLADPGTCAGYIAGGRGGTPRQVTLRAPAGSDALPDGAIHGQTTQRIRSEACLILDLGKDHLPGMLVLGASDAELFSPDQGTDLLGFFTGVFERVLRRWLA
- the fsa gene encoding fructose-6-phosphate aldolase — encoded protein: MKFFADTADIDAIAELNELGMLDGVTTNPSLILKSGGNIVEVTKAICDMVDGPVSAEVVATEADAMIAEGRKLAAIADNIAVKVPLTWDGLHACRTLSNDGFLVNVTLCFSAAQALLAAKAGAGFISPFIGRLDDINLDGLELVRDIRQIYDNYGYETEVLAASIRSVSHVTECALIGADVITAPPAVIRQMAAHPLTDKGLAAFLADWEKTGQKIL
- a CDS encoding primosomal protein N' — protein: MAGPDYFETGARVGVLTAQPLDGVLDYRAPEGGCRRGDFVEVPLGPRKVIGVVWGAAAGGFDPARLRQVLRVLDVAPMREELRLFLERAAEYTLTPLPLMLRLATRAPGLGDPPSMRRVYRPGPGRPGRMTDARARVIDAAAEHGGLAFTLHELARLAGVSPSVVKGLVASGALIEEDAPRDLPFPRLDPARPGKALTADQAAAAAALRTGIREGGYGTTLLKGVTGSGKTEVYLEAVAEALAQGRQALVLMPEIALTGEFLTRVEARFGARAAEWHSGVTMSERRRIWRMAGQGGVQLVVGARSALFLPFRDLGLVVVDEEHDGSYKQEEGVLYNARDMAVLRASICGARVVLASATPSLETWVNAEAGKYARLDLATRFGRALMPEMRAIDMRAQTMQAGRWISPALGAALEQRIEQGEQAMLFLNRRGYAPVTLCRACGQQVGCEDCDARMVEHRHLNRLMCHQCGATRPIPVICPSCGAEGRMAPVGPGVERLQEEAAALFPQARIATLSSDLFASARALKAAIESIAAGGADIVIGTQLVAKGHNFPLLTLVGVIDADLGLQGSDLRAAEHTFQLMRQVAGRAGRAERPGLALLQTFQPEHPVIRAILSGDEEGFWRAEAQARHAAGVPPFGRMAGIILSGKDLGAVMELGNRLARADGALREIGAEVYGPAPAPVARLRGRHRVRLLVRAAKGVPFQQALRRWIAPVRTKGDLRLAVDIDPQSFM
- a CDS encoding DUF2794 domain-containing protein, producing the protein MSSPPSHLAFSAAEGAVAFHRSELAVILPLYGRMVAAGEWRDYGISCLRDMAVFSVFRRSAEHPLYRIEKHPRLAGRQGQYAVVGMDGRILRRGHDLKTVLRVLERKLIRAVE